A genomic region of Carassius carassius chromosome 13, fCarCar2.1, whole genome shotgun sequence contains the following coding sequences:
- the LOC132155629 gene encoding extracellular calcium-sensing receptor-like has translation MAKWTLSVLQLLLVVYGVSVTALAQICRLLGQPALPLLSAQKDINIGAIFSFHKSALLKIHPFTSKPNPTTCGSFNSLRGFKYAQTLIFTIEEINNSTQLLPGVSLGYKIYDSCSSISQTVLSGMSLMNGYEETLSDTSCSRPPAVHAIVGESNSSPTMALASIVGPFSLPVISHFATCACLSNRKRFPSFFRTIPSDYYQSRALAQLVKHFGWTWVGTVRSRGDYGNNGISAFEEAAKQEGICIEYSEAILSTDTKEQFLKTLEVIKKGTAKVVLAFVAVGDFVPLLNVIAQYNITGIQWVGSESWITYRTFAETKEYSFLSGAVGFAIANAKLVGLREFLVNVHPDQEPNNKLLKEFWETVFQCSFRSNRSGGCTGSEKLAELQNEYTDVSELRIVNKVYTAVYAIAHTLHNVLKDLRSSTNSSKGEWPTLQKVLNYMRDVRFTVKTGEEIFFDLSGDPAARYDLINWQPAENGSLQFKYVGFYDSSLPFEQCLQVTQEQMIWAGNSRQFPVSVCSESCPPGTRKAVQKGRPVCCYDCIPCAEGEINNETDSSDCFPCDLEYWSNEGKDKCVLKVVEFLSYKEIMGTVLCIFSFFGMLLTAIVSFVFYLHKETPIVRANNSELSFLLLFSLSLCFLCSLTFIGRPTEWSCMLRHTAFGVTFVLCISCVLGKTIVVLMAFRATLPGSNVMKCFGPLQQRLSVVSLSLIQMIICVLWLTISPPFPFMNLSYYREKIILECNLCSALGFWAVLGYTGLLSILCFILAFLARKLPDNFNEAKFITFSMLIFCAVWITFIPAYVSSPGKFTVAVQIFAILASSFSLLFCIFAPKCYIILLKPEKNTKKQIMGKS, from the exons ATGGCAAAGTGGACTTTATCAGTGCTGCaactgctgctggtggtgtatgGGGTCAGTGTAACTGCATTAGCGCAAATCTGCAGACTGCTTGGTCAGCCTGCCCTTCCTCTACTTTCTGCACAAAAAGACATTAATATTGGGGCAATTTTCTCATTTCACAAAAGTGCTCTGCTGAAGATCCATCCTTTCACTTCTAAACCAAATCCAACAACATGCGGCAG CTTCAACAGCTTACGTGGGTTTAAGTATGCTCAGACACTCATATTTACAATTGAGGAGATTAATAACAGCACACAGCTGTTGCCTGGTGTTTCTTTGGGCTACAAGATATATGATTCTTGTAGCTCTATATCTCAAACTGTTCTGTCAGGCATGTCTTTAATGAATGGATATGAAGAGACTTTGAGTGATACATCCTGCTCTAGACCACCAGCTGTTCATGCCATTGTTGGAGAATCAAACTCCTCTCCCACCATGGCACTGGCTTCTATAGTTGGTCCTTTCAGCTTACCCGTT attAGTCATTTTGCCACATGTGCATGCCTGAGTAACAGAAAAAGGTTTCCGTCATTCTTCAGAACAATACCCAGTGATTATTATCAAAGCAGAGCTCTCGCTCAGCTTGTCAAGCACTTTGGTTGGACCTGGGTTGGGACAGTCAGGAGTCGTGGAGACTATGGCAATAATGGTATTTCAGCATTTGAGGAGGCTGCAAAACAAGAAGGGATTTGTATTGAATACTCAGAGGCCATATTAAGCACAGATACAAAGGAGCAGTTTTTAAAGACACTAGAAGTGATAAAGAAGGGCACTGCCAAGGTAGTTCTGGCTTTCGTTGCAGTAGGAGATTTTGTTCCCCTCTTAAATGTAATTGCGCAATACAACATCACAGGGATTCAGTGGGTTGGCAGTGAATCTTGGATCACTTATCGAACATTTGCAGAAACAAAAGAATACAGTTTCCTCTCTGGAGCTGTGGGTTTTGCTATAGCAAATGCCAAACTTGTGGGCCTGAGAGAGTTCCTAGTAAATGTGCATCCTGATCAAGAACCAAACAATAAACTTTTAAAAGAATTCTGGGAAACAGTTTTTCAGTGCTCTTTCAGGAGCAACAGAAGTGGTGGCTGTACTGGCTCAGAAAAACTGGCAGAGCTGCAAAATGAATATACTGATGTATCAGAGCTACGGATTGTAAATAAAGTGTACACTGCAGTGTATGCTATTGCACATACACTACACAATGTATTAAAAGACTTGAGATCCTCCACCAACAGCAGCAAAGGAGAATGGCCTACACTACAAAAg GTGTTGAATTATATGAGGGATGTGAGATTCACTGTTAAAACAGGTGAAGAAATCTTCTTTGATTTAAGTGGTGATCCAGCAGCGAGATATGACCTTATTAACTGGCAGCCTGCTGAAAATGGAAGTTTGCAGTTTAAGTATGTGGGCTTCTATGACAGCTCACTGCCTTTCGAACAGTGTCTTCAAGTCACTCAGGAACAAATGATATGGGCAGGGAACAGTAGGCAG TTCCCTGTGTCCGTGTGCAGTGAGAGCTGCCCCCCAGGTACTAGAAAAGCTGTGCAAAAGGGGCGACCTGTTTGCTGCTATGACTGTATTCCATGTGCAGAAGgagaaataaataatgaaacag ATTCTAGTGACTGCTTTCCTTGTGATTTGGAGTACTGGTCGAATGAAGGCAAAGACAAATGTGTATTAAAAGTGGTAGAGTTCCTATCCTATAAAGAAATCATGGGGACGGTGCTTTGTATTTTCTCCTTCTTTGGGATGTTATTAACAGCAATTGTATCTTTTGTGTTTTATCTTCATAAAGAAACCCCTATTGTCAGAGCCAACAACTCAGAGCTGAGCTTCCTGCTGCTCTTCTCACTCTCACTGTGTTTCCTCTGTTCACTTACTTTCATTGGTCGGCCTACTGAGTGGTCCTGTATGTTGCGCCACACAGCATTTGGGGTCACTTTTGTCCTCTGTATCTCCTGTGTTTTGGGAAAAACAATAGTGGTCTTAATGGCTTTCAGGGCTACACTTCCAGGAAGTAATGTTATGAAATGTTTTGGGCCTCTTCAACAGCGACTCAGTGTTGTTTCATTATCATTAATACAGATGATAATATGTGTGCTTTGGTTAACAATATCCCCACCTTTTCCTTTTATGAATTTGAGCTATTACAGAGAAAAGATCATCCTAGAATGTAACTTATGTTCAGCTCTTGGCTTCTGGGCTGTTCTGGGTTATACTGGCTTGCTAtcaattttgtgttttattttagcttttcttGCTAGGAAACTCCCTGATAATTTCAACGAGGCCAAGTTCATAACATTCAGTATGCTCATATTCTGTGCTGTATGGATCACATTTATTCCAGCTTATGTCAGTTCTCCTGGAAAATTTACTGTAGCCGTGCAGATATTTGCTATTTTAGCATCAAGTTTTAGTTTACTCTTTTGCATATTTGCTCcaaaatgttacattattttgCTAAAACCAGagaaaaatacaaagaaacaaaTAATGGGAAAATCTTAA